ggttcacaatgctcagcaactccagttccaggggatcctaagccctctttctggcttccacagacaccacatatgcacgcacatggtgcacagatgcaTATGCAGATAGAACacctaaatacataaaatacacttaaaatatGTCAgaagtatgttttttaaaaaaaattaaaaagaaaggaaggaacaagaCAGGGTGATCCCagttccccagtgctggggaggcagaggcaggctgatctctgagttcgaggatagcctggtctatagagagcattccaggatagccagggctacccagagaaaccctatctcaaaataagtaagtaaataaataaataaatataaaaaaatgtaaaaaagaaagttCTGAAGGTCACAGGCTTAAAGAAACATTTAAGCCAACCACTGCAACTTCGTAAGAATGCAGTTAAATCCTATAAAAGGTCCTGTTCTCTCTGTCAATTACGCCGGCATCCTTTTAGTGATGACGCACAGGCTGCATCCCTGCTATAAATTCACCTGTCGCCCCGCCCCCCCCGGATGCAGTAGCGGGACCTTGGGTTGTCCCGCCTTCTTCACGTTAGTAGACCCGCCCCTGATGCTGATTGGCTAGGGTGTCAGGTTGACACTTCGCAGAGAAGACCCGGAGAAGTGGTATCCGCCTCAGGAATGGCTCCGCGCCTCTGTCGCGCATGCTCACTAGTAGTGTCAAGGCTTTCCAAGCCGGTGTCTCACGGGGGCGCGCGCGCGGGCACGGGCTCGCTCCCCAGGGGGTAGTTGGCGGCGGGAGCGGGCGGCGGGGTCGTGGTTCCTAGAGCAGCCCGGGCTGCTAGGCCGGCGCCTCCGTTGGCGGACACTTACACGAAGGACCGGGCGGCTCAGCCGCCGGAGAGGCAGGGCCCGCTGCGGTCGGTGAGGACGGGCCCCTACGGGTGGGAGGGTCGGGCCAGCGGAGCGATGCCTGGTCCGGCATCCCTGGGATCGCGCCCGGTGCTGGGGAGGGGTCCCAGCTCTGCAGCTCGGGCTTGGGGCGCCTCCTTATCGGACATCCACGGTGCGCCTCCTTTCTACTTGATCTCTCCACCAACCCACCCGACCCCTGTACCGATCTTAACACCTCTAAATCCGGGACCACACATTTGCCCATCTTCCTTGGACCGTGTCCACCCAGTGCATGTCCATCCGGCTCTATCCTCCGTCGCGGCCCATCTTTGGCGGCCGCATGTCCCAGTGACCTTGCACTTTTTGCCGGTTGTTACCCCTCCTAGTTCAGACTATAGATTCCCCATTATGGCTTTCAAACTTTGTGACGCATTCTAGACTGAGaaatatgttttatgtgtatattctGTGCCTGAGGATAGATTCGTGAATCACAAGTTTAAAGGGAGCCGCTTACCAGTCTCAAATGACGCAGATGTATTTGTGCTCTGTTCTAATTCATTCCGTTCCATTCCAAATGACTGACTGACTTGCTAACCCATTGATTCAAGTCCTAGTTTATCTGACAGCTTTAAACCTTCCTTTACTCCTTACTCTACAATCAGATAGCCATTCCAAAGaaagacctttttttttgttgttgttttgttttttgttatggtggtggttttgtttttaacttctttGCTTTCCAGGGTCCTTACCATCGCTGGGGCTTGGTTTAGATTTCGGGTATGATTCACGTCTGTTTATCTCATTGTTCTTCCAAGTGCCACTTACTGGTCTGACTTGTGGGGGAAAAAACAACATATGAAGTAGGGGAGAGCTGATGATACTATGCTCACCTATGCAGATGGTGATGGTTTTAGCTGGGGTGGTGGATGTGAAACTGAATTGTTAAGAAGATAATTTGTCAGCTtgtcagtcctctggaagacttGGAGTGGTCAAAGGTGAAGACCATCAGAGCATCGCCCAGATCTAGCTGGGCTGAAGAGGGGGCAGTGAGGAAAGAAGCCGGTGATGACAGGAAAGCAGATGGAAGATGGTTGTGATTACAACAGGCACATCAGACCATCTAGCCAAGATTCTGATCTAGGATTGGGGAAGTATATCACTTGGTTTCCCGTGTCTCCTGTGGGTTTTCCTTATCgttctgagtgtgtgtatgtgtgtttgtgtgtgtgcctctgtgcatgcatgcagaagGCTGttcatcactctctgccttatttctgtttgtttgtttgtttcaagatggggtttttctatgtagccctgatcTGAGGGCCTCAGGTGGACCTaacattcacagagatcctccaacccctgcctcctgagtgctggaattaaatgtatGTCCCACCATGTCCTGCTGCTGTGTCTGCATTGCTAAATTGCTTCAAAACAGTATCCTCAGTTCACTGTCTCATCCCCCCCCCAACCACCACCAGAAGACACCCAGGAGTATTGGTTCCACAGCAACTTGGGGAGAGAGGTGGTAGTGGGTTTTATTTAGTACATACAGGCCAAAGGTTCCAATAAACATCATACCCTACCCTGCCCATCACAGTGAGATGAGATCAGGTCTAGAATGTCACCTGTCCCTGGAGTGATGCTTGCACACAGACTCCCCGGATATAATGCAAGGAAGCTGAATAATACTGTGTTCAGTCTGTGTTGTAACCACAGGGTTTATTAACCAGGTAAAGTGCTCTGCCTACTCATGACTTGTGGAAGAGGCTGTTAGCAGAGGGGCCATTGAAATCAtgtagaacatttctttctttcttttttaaatttatttattttatgtatgagaatatgtatagttgtcttcagacacaccagaagagggcgtccgatcccattacagatggttgtgagccaccatgtggttgctgggaattgaactcaagacctctggaagggtagtcagtgcttttaatggctgagccatctctccagcccccagaacatttactttttaaagattttaattgccgggcagtggtggcgcacgcctttaatcccagcacttgggaggcagaggcaggcggatttctgagttcgagaccagcctggtctacagagtgagttccaggacagcccgggctacacagagaaaccctgtctcgaaaaatcaaaagaaaaaaaaaaagattttaattaaaaaaatattttgaggccAAGATCTTGCTATGTTGTTTAAAATGGTCTTGAGATCCTAGACTCAAgtgacctcctgcctcagcctctctgtagcagagattataggtgtgaaccactatgcccagctcaggagggttttgttgttttgagtctTTTTTTGCACTCaggaaggtttttgttgttgttgttgttattggttggTTGTGGtctggtctcactgtgtggcccaacAGGCCTGGAAGTCCTTGTATAAACCCAGTTAGCCTCTaacagagattcccctgcctctttTCCGAATGGCTGGATTAAAGGAATATGCTACCACACCTGTCCTCgggacttttattttaaataaacaacagGGCCTCCCTTTTCCTTTGCTCAGGACCCTGCTGAGCTTGGGCAACAATTGGACTTGTGAAATGGTTTATGTTTGTGGATGAATCTCACTTGCAGTGTCTCACTCACTACTGGGGGGAGGGGCGTCAGAGGAAGAAGCCAGGAATGGATCTCCCAtcttctatttttgagacagactctcacactgaacctgaagctcacaatTTCAGCAAGGTTAGGTGGCAGCAAGTTcctgagatctgcctggctctgcaaCCCAAGTCTGGGGTTACATGTGACCCTATTTTCCATAGGTGCCAGGGAGTTGAACCTGTACAGCAtgtactcttacccactgagtcatctccctggtACCGCTCTCCCTACTTTGCAAGTGAGATTATCTAGAAAAGGTTTGGAGCCTGGCCCAGGTCGCCTGTCCAGCAAGGAGCATTAGGTAATATAGTTTATCTCCCACGTAAAGGTAACCGTTGCCTCTGCTGTTAGCTGACAAGAGAGGCATCTGACTTTCAGGATTTTAGTTAGTCATTAGGGGTTGGACCTAGTTATGTCTGAAAAGCACTGGATAATTTCAAATATTGCAGGGCTTCTTGCTGTCCCCTGAGCAGCTGTGACCACCAGCAGGACCACATGTCAGAGCAAGCAAGGGAAGTGCACTAGTCACCCAACTCTGTGACCCGAGTACTGAGGGAGGAGAGGTGGAAAGAATAACCGCAAACTTTAGACTCTGGATGTCCTGTTCACATCAGTCTTACATGGAAATACTCTGCTTTCTTCATAGTCTTGTAATGAGGTAGGTATTACAGAATGAACACATTAAAGCCTAAGTCATCTGGCAAAGGAAATGACataaggctgggcatggtggcacatagaCAGTAAATACAAGGCAGTTtagttagtttaaaaaaaaggggggggggctggagagatggctcagtagttaagagcactgactgttcttccagaggtcctgagttcagtttccagcaaccacatggtggctcacaaccatctgtaatggggtctgatgccctcttctggtgtgtccgaagacacctgcagtgtactcatataaattaaaaaaaataataataaataaaactgaaataggGTTGGAGACACGGCAGAGCTGGTAAAGCTCCTACCATACAAGTATGAGAGGACAGGGTTCGTATCTTAGCGTACACATAAGACCAGATGTGGTGCcaagcatctgtaatcccagccccgTGGTGAGACAGGAGGCAGGAGAAGCTCAGCGTTCTTCATGCACAAGCTAGCTTGGCATCTCCTTCACAGTAGTAGGAAATCTTACCTCAAATGAGGTGAAGGCAAACACTGACACCAAGGTTGTtatttgacctccacatgcacaccgtGATGCACTTGTCTACACTGATATTcaagcatacatgtatacactcaaacacacaaaggtaaacaaaacccaaacacagggttacatagagaataCGCATATCACCATCAACATGAATATCAACATCTTATGCTTTTTATCTGATTGTTATTTTGTATTGTGTTTATGTGATGGGAGAGAGGGTCTGGAAGGATGGGTAGAGGTTGGAAGACAACTCTGAGGTCAATTCTACTTTATGCTTTCTGGGTCAGGCTTGTAGTTAAAGCCTTcatctgctgagctatctcactggccctgatTTCTGTTTGACAAGAAAGAtctgactatgtagcccaggcttgcctcaaacttctAATAATCCgtcctcagcctcccgagtgaaCTCTGTCATCATGACTGGTTTTGTTTGGGTCTGGGGCTTGAGAGTGGACTTACTGCCATCAGGCAGGCATTCTAGGCCTTACTGCCATCAGGCAGGCATTCTAGCACTGCCATCAGGCAGGCATTCTAGCAGCTGAACTCTGTCCCCAAAAcattggtgtttttattttttaagatttattttatatatagatgagcatgctgtagctgtcttcagacacaccagaagagggcatcggatgattgtgagccaccacgtggttgctgggaattgaactcaagacctctggaagggcagtcagtgccctcaagtgctgagccatctctccagcccctccactgATGTTTTTAATACAGTTACAGTCTGCACATCACCATGGCTAACTTTGGAACACTTTCGTGACTACAAATAAAAACCTACACCATTTAGCAATGACTTTCCAATCTCCAGATCCCACCAGGCAACTGTTTCAGCCTCTGTGGGCTGGCCCACTCTATTTTTTATATGAACAAATCCTTgagacttatttttctttctccctctcaccccccaccccaagagggtttctctgtgtagcaccctggctgtcctcaaactggctttgtagatcaggttgtCCTCAAACCCCTAgtgatccgcctgcctctgcctcctgagttctgcaATCGAAGATGTGGGCCATCACTGCCCagtgactgattttttttcttactggctTCGGTCACCGAAGGCATTAAGGAAGCCAAGCAtggtgttgcacgcctttaatctcagcattgggggaggcagaggcaggaggatctctgaatttgaggctagcctggtttatataggAGTTCCAAGACAGGTtataaggagaccctgtctccaagaaaaaCGGGGCATTGTATTTTGGGGGATGGAGCCAGGGCCTCACCTGGAACAAGTACTCAGACACTAAGCTCAATCCCCCAGCCCCTTCAGAACTGAAATTCCACATCAGGGAGACATAACCAGTTGTTCAGACATCTGTGCTGTAGATGAGTCTGGTTTGCCTGTGATGTGAGAGAAGTTGGTATGACAGGTGGTTCTTGTATGCCTGCGTGGTGAAACACAGCATGAAGCTTACCACTGAAGCAGCTGTTTCATTGGCATATGCACATCATGCAACCCCCATCCCAGTTAAACACTTCCTTCCTGCTCTCCCTCCTCAGCCCTGCTTGGTGCCTTCAGACCCCACTTGgcctatgtatatgtgtatttatactgtttttccttttcgttttttccagacagagtttctctgtgtagccctggctgtcctggaacttgctctgtagaccaggttggccttgaattcatagagatccacctgcctttgccactccagtgctggagttaaaggcgtgcaccaccacccagcccttTGCTTTCCCTtaacctgtttttgttgttgtttgtcctTTACATGTGAAGGTAGGATTCACTGTTCATGTGTGATGGCACTCTGGACTTTTAGTGTTTGCTAGGGTTAGTCACCATATCTAGTTGCCTATACTGAGTTGCCTACCTGAGTGGAGGGACTTGGGATCATAACACAGGCTGGTACCCTGAGCCCTTTAACGAGTGAAAGTAGGCATAGTCTCTCAAATCTAGGTCTAATCAATTGCAGTGACCAGCCTTTTCATGGGATCTTTCTATTGTATGGGGGCTTCTTTGTATCTTTTGGGATGATAAGTCTTGGAAGCGTGATAAACAGAGGTTTTGTTTAGAGGTTCATATAGCCTGCTCTCAGATTTAGGGTATAGCCCTTCGAGAATATGAGGGTTTCTGTTGTCATGCCAGCCTTGACTGAGGAGAAAGCCACTAGACTGGTGGAGACAGAGGGACCCACAGAATCTGGCTTCTAGTGAGCCATGCTGGGACAGCCATCTGAAAGGCCTCTGTGGAGGTGGAGGTCAGGGAGCCTGGCCCTTTCCTGAGTTTAGAGGCAAAGACACAAGGCGGAATGCAAATGAGTCTTAGATCCTCACCTTCTAAGGGAAGGTTGAAGTCAGTTGATTCCTGGACCTAAACACTGGGAACTGAAGGGTAGTCATCTGGAAGGCAAAGCCTCCAGCTTTTCTGCCACAAAGATATCTAAGAGGTCTTTTTGTAGGTCTTGGGTCCCTAGCATCCCATGAGAGGAGCAAGCATCGGTGTCTGGAACTGGACTGGGTTCCTGATCTGCCACTGTGCTAGGTATAGCCTACGGGCAACACCAGCTGGAAAAGACTATTAGGGACCCAGTGCTCTTTCAGCCTTAGGCCACAGTTGTCCAGTTGGACACCAGAGATGACACCATCTTTAGGAAGCTGATGCAGGCTTCTAGACCAGGATCCATGGGGCAGAAACAGGGGATCAGGAGGCACTGGACCCAGAGAACCTGTGGGTCCCAGTAAAGAAGCTAAAAGTAGGTCTGGAGTGATGCTCAGTGGAACTAAGAActcactgctcctgcagaggatccAGGGTCTGACAGCTTCTTCCGACCTCTGCAGGCATaaggtacacatatatacacacacatgtacaatgcATACATAACGGCTGGAGATGACTTGGTGGTTGAGAATGTTGAAATGCTTTCAGAATACAGACATTTGATTCCCCACACCCAAATCAGTGGTTCACAAGCACCTATAACTAGAGTTAAAGGGAacctgatcacacacacacacacacacacacacacacacacacacaatctaaatcTTCTGGGCATAGTGGCATAGTCTTTAATTCCAATActagggagatagaggcaggttgatcttgagttcaaggccagcctgatctgcatagCTCCATGACAACCAGAAATACAtaatgagacctgtctcaaaaacaaaacaaaccaataattaataaaaataagtctttaatttttcttttaaacagggtatcactatgtagtcttggctagcctggaactcagatttGAATGCCTTTGCTTCATGAGTGTTGGAATTAATCATGTGTACCACTAAgacagttttttgttgttgttgttgttgtttggttggttggttggtttttgatgTTAGAGaatctaaaatctaaaaatgTTCGGAGTGCTACAGTCTTATTTAATGGCTCTTATCAAAAGGTGAGACACCTTGCTAAACTTCATATTACTTAATTGTTTCAGAGATACAGGAAGGTCAGCCCACCTTGGGCTGCGACTCCAGATCTAACCATCTCTGTCCAGACTGGAGACCTGGAACCTTGCCCCTGACCAGCCAGGAAAGCACCAAGAACAGCAATTGCAAGGTCACTTGGGCTGAGCTGAGGCCTCAGAGTAGGTCAGAGGATAATCTGTGTGAACCCAGAGGGTCACATTTACCTGGGGCTAGACTTCAGCCATTTGACATGCAAAGTACCAGTACTCACTGGCCTGGGTTCTTAGAGGCAGGTGCCCAGCATTGAGGTAAAGGGCACAAAGCCAATGACAGCCCAGACAGGCTGAGCAGGCCTGGTGGGGTGTCGGCCTCTTGATTCTCAGGCATGTCAGGTCTCAGTACCTCTCTCCTTACTTATCCTATTATTCACCTTGCAATACTGTTGCTGGACAGGGTCTGTACTGGACATTGATGAGGCTTCTAAGGGAGAAACTCAGTCACTTGGTTTGTTAGCAGCAGCCCTGGAGAGGCACTTACTGTGCAGTAAGTTTACTAATGTACAGGGAGGTTTAGATGGGGCTGTCAGGAAAGGTACTGATAGTACATTGGCCCAGGGCTCCTGCTTATATTAGgtactatattatattatattatattatattatactacattatactatattataGGAAACTGCAGCCTCTCAATCCCAGGGCACCAGGCAAGTTCCATATCCCCGAGCTCCATCCCTGGTCCATTTGTTAGAGCCCCAGTCCCCAGAGGCCTCCTCCACCGACTGCCTTGGTTCTTGTCTTAGGACGGAGGCTCTGAGCGCCCACATTCTGTcctaggaggaggaagaggaaaagagaccCATCTGCCAGTGGGCTGAAGGTGGCCTTGAGGGCCATGCTCTCGGTCTCAGGATGCCCCTGCCCGAGCCCAGTGAACAGGAATGTGAGAGCGTGCAAGCTGGCCAGGAGCCTCAAGAGTCCTCCAATCTGGTCCCAGCCAGGGATAAAGAAAAACCCAAAGCGACAGATGTCTTGTCCCAGGAGACGTCTGGCACTGCCACCCTACCTAACAATACCCTCCAGGTCGCACCGGCCAAGAAGCAGGGACGGATAATTCACCGGAAACGTAGCAGGGTAGATGCAGGTGAGATTCCTGAGCCCTGCCATCCTGGCTCTGCCAAATCTGTTGATGTGCATACCCATTCCCATCCAGATCCAAGGGTGACTTTGGATACCCCACTCTTCCTTCCAGTTGAGCCTCTTAGACTCTAACTCTAGGCACATTCAGTGCCCTGCCACTAGGCCCCTTCCCCTGGGTTCATGAGAACTGCAGCTATGCGCAGAATTCTCTAAACTCCTTAAATCCCTTCCCTGCCACAAAAGCTTCTTTTAGAACCTGGGCTTGCCTGGCTGCTAGGAGCCCAATAAAGCATTCTGCCCACAGGACCCTAGCCTATTCCAAGACCCATTCCCCAGGGCCCCTGACCTTGAGCCTTGCTCTAGAGAAGCTAATCCAGACTTTTTATGTCCCCAGTTCCCCCCCAGCCCCTGGAGTTCCGGAAGACCCCATTTGGGAGCCGCCTTCTAGTGCACAAGTCATTCCTGTACAAGCAAGAGAAGGCTGTAGGGGACAAGGTGTACTGGAAATGCCGCCAGCACTCAGAGCTAGGCTGCCGGGGACGGGCCATCACCCGTGGCTTTCGAGTCACAGAGATGCGGGACCACTGTCACCCACCTGAGAAGGAGGGCCTGGAAAGGAAAAGACGCAAGAAGAAAAAGCTGCCCAGCTCAGAACTGCCTGAAGGCGCCGAAGGACAGGAAGATGGGGTGAGCCTATGGCTGTACCCTGTGGAGCCGGAGCCCGCCCCTCAGCCCAGCTCTGAAACCCCAGAGGAGGAACAGGGGTACCGATCCCTGGCACTGCAGAGCCTACCTCCCAAGAAGCGCCCCACACCAGGAGTGGGTGAGTACATGGCCTCCCCTCACTTGGGTAGGAAAGGACCCTCAGCTCCTTCATGCCCAAAGAAAAATGTGGGGTTTCAAATGGGTTCTCAAAATGTGCTCAAAGTCAAAAATATAAATGCATCCATGTCACTGTTAGTCCGTAGGTCAGACAACTCTGGTCTGGGAATCCCAGGGCCTTTCAAGTTTTTCCTTTGTAGCCAGAGTCTGTTATGGGGCCCAGAAATCTACAGACCAATAGGCAGGCTTTGTGATTCTGGAATAAAGTTTGGGCAGGGTTTCCAGGAGCAAGGTTTGGCTTTCAgtcccaggttcaaatcccagccctACAGATAAAGGGCTGTAGCTTCAGAATTCACATGAAGTCTGTGTTCTCTGGAGTTTGTGCCTGAAGCAGGTTGTGGCAACTTGGACTATTGAAGAGCCTGCGCCTGCGGGTTGATAATAATTGTGTCACATTCTGCCCTGCATAGCTAGGTGAGAGGCGCCATGTATATGCTCATAGAGTAGACAGGTGTGGCTTCCAGGGGGCTCAGTGTCTCCTGACCACAAGGATCTGAGGGTCTGAGTGGCTGCAGTGGTAGGagagaagcttcttttcttttcttttttctttctctcgaGACAgggtagtcctggctatcctgggactcactctgtagaccaggctgacctcgaactcagaaatccgcctgcctctgcctcccaaatgctgggattaaaggcgtgcgccaccaccgcccggcggaagCTTCTTTTCCTATGCTTCTGTTAAGATGATTTGAAGGTGTGCCTGCATTCAGAAGGAGGGCCTAGGGATATTGCTTGGTGATAgggcacttgcctggcatgctggAAGCCTTAGGCCTAATTCTATACACTGtaaaacataaaactagacaAAAATTTTAGACAAAGCCTAGAAAAATAGGGACAAGAGTGACCCTGAACATAATCTGCTGAATCAGAGCCCTGCTTGGCCCCTCCCATTGTGGTGTGAACTGTGAACTGAGTCTCATTGACTTGGAGAAGGAACCCTTCCTTGGGTAGCTTGGTGGGAACGGACTGGGCTTCACACATGCCCGGCTTAGGGAAATATGCCAACATTTGGGAGAAAGTACATGGCAGTTCCTCCTGAGACCCCAGATCTTGCCCTCAGTGTGGTGACTTTTCTGGGTCCTTCCTGCAGTACGGTATCGGCCTCTTGAGTTCCTGAAGACATGCTATGGGGGTACCTTCCTGGTGCACCAGTCCTTCCTCTACAAGCGGGAGAAAACTGTAGGAAGCAAGGTGTACTGGACCTGCCGGGAACATGCAGTCCATGGCTGCCGTAGCCGAGCCATCACGCAGGGCCAGCGCGTGACCGTGATGCGCAGCCATTGCCACTCACCTGACATGGAAGGCTTGCAGGCCCGGCGGCAGCAGGAGAAGACCATAAAGAAGATACAGGCAAGGCGAATTGGGGCTGGGGACTTGGAGGATTGCGATGACATCGAGGACTCACTGCTGCAAGGGGTGGACAGCCTGTTCTACCGCAGAGGGCAGGGCACACTGACTCTCAGCAGGTCCAAGTCCAAGTCCAAGTCCAGGTCCAAGTCCAAGTCCAAGTCCAGGTCCAG
The nucleotide sequence above comes from Arvicanthis niloticus isolate mArvNil1 chromosome 6, mArvNil1.pat.X, whole genome shotgun sequence. Encoded proteins:
- the Flywch1 gene encoding FLYWCH-type zinc finger-containing protein 1, whose amino-acid sequence is MPLPEPSEQECESVQAGQEPQESSNLVPARDKEKPKATDVLSQETSGTATLPNNTLQVAPAKKQGRIIHRKRSRVDAVPPQPLEFRKTPFGSRLLVHKSFLYKQEKAVGDKVYWKCRQHSELGCRGRAITRGFRVTEMRDHCHPPEKEGLERKRRKKKKLPSSELPEGAEGQEDGVSLWLYPVEPEPAPQPSSETPEEEQGYRSLALQSLPPKKRPTPGVVRYRPLEFLKTCYGGTFLVHQSFLYKREKTVGSKVYWTCREHAVHGCRSRAITQGQRVTVMRSHCHSPDMEGLQARRQQEKTIKKIQARRIGAGDLEDCDDIEDSLLQGVDSLFYRRGQGTLTLSRSKSKSKSRSKSKSKSRSRSRKRAKKQQEPLQESPEEDQDVEPGGPEFIKTPLGGNFLVYESFLYRREKVAGEKVYWTCRDQARMSCRSRAITQGRQVTVMRGHCHPPDLLGLETLRQREKRPGPAQWDGPEGPEFLKTPLGGSFLVYESFLYRREKATGDKVYWTCRDQTRMGCRSRAITQGQRVMVMRRHCHPPDMGGLEALRQRENFPNLTHWEGPEPQQPLEFLRTSLGGRFLVYESFLYRKEKAAGEKVYWMCRDQARLGCRSRAITQGRRVMVMRSHCHPPDLAGLEALRQREKAPRQREKAPRQREKAPSAAKKKKKKKKKKGKAKS